One genomic window of Halorhabdus sp. CBA1104 includes the following:
- a CDS encoding serine/threonine-protein kinase RIO2, giving the protein MVSNVAPHLAELEPEDFHLLSGIEQGMRFSEWVAREKLPEFSRLTTEDADYRLDRCEDRDLIERKTIQYTGFRLTFEGYDALALHTFAERETIEGVGSSLGVGKESDVYEVQSYKPLALKYHREGYTNFREVMREREYTADREHVSWLYTARKAAEREYGALEELYPGVNVPRPVDHNRHAIVMERMDGVELSRTKLEPGQVRPVLDLILQEMASAYEGGYVHADMSEYNVFVGEDGVTIFDWPQAVETDHENAAELLQRDVENIIGYFERKYPSQTDDIDPSACAHAIESGTFESVTA; this is encoded by the coding sequence ATGGTCTCGAACGTCGCGCCTCACCTCGCGGAGCTAGAACCCGAGGATTTCCATCTCCTCTCTGGGATCGAGCAGGGAATGCGCTTCTCGGAGTGGGTCGCCCGCGAAAAGCTGCCGGAGTTTTCGCGGCTAACCACAGAGGACGCCGACTACCGGCTGGACCGGTGTGAAGATCGCGACCTGATCGAACGGAAGACGATCCAGTATACGGGGTTCCGACTCACTTTCGAAGGGTACGACGCACTGGCGTTGCACACCTTCGCCGAGCGCGAAACGATCGAGGGTGTCGGTTCGAGCCTGGGCGTCGGCAAGGAAAGTGACGTTTACGAAGTCCAGTCGTACAAGCCGCTGGCGTTGAAGTACCACCGGGAGGGATACACGAATTTCCGGGAAGTGATGCGTGAACGGGAGTACACCGCCGACCGTGAGCACGTCTCCTGGCTGTACACCGCTCGAAAGGCAGCCGAACGCGAGTATGGCGCATTGGAGGAGCTGTACCCAGGGGTCAACGTCCCGAGACCGGTCGATCACAACCGTCACGCGATCGTCATGGAGCGGATGGACGGCGTCGAACTCTCCCGGACCAAACTCGAACCCGGGCAAGTTCGGCCCGTCTTGGACCTCATTCTTCAGGAAATGGCCAGTGCCTACGAAGGCGGCTACGTCCACGCCGACATGAGTGAATACAACGTCTTCGTCGGCGAGGACGGCGTGACGATCTTCGATTGGCCACAAGCGGTCGAAACCGACCACGAGAACGCCGCGGAGTTACTGCAACGTGACGTCGAAAACATTATCGGGTACTTCGAGCGGAAATACCCCAGCCAGACCGATGATATCGATCCGTCAGCGTGCGCGCATGCGATCGAAAGTGGGACGTTCGAGTCGGTAACGGCCTAA
- a CDS encoding glycosyltransferase has protein sequence MDDSVTVVVPTRDEADRIGGIVATLVATYDVLVVDDGSDDATAAAAEAAGASVVSHDVPQGRAEALRTGFDQATGDIIALFEPSGAYDPGEVDDVVAPIVAGEADIVFGTRPALDRLSEWTLNKLVTRTTGVPDPSTDVWAIRALALPHISVGPACDCGVVALAATAADLRIEAVGISSQELTGPRDLAWYHFRQLGAVFRHLIVGR, from the coding sequence ATGGACGACTCGGTCACTGTCGTCGTTCCGACTCGCGACGAAGCCGATCGCATCGGGGGAATCGTCGCAACGCTCGTCGCGACGTACGACGTACTCGTTGTCGACGACGGCTCCGACGACGCGACGGCTGCTGCCGCCGAGGCGGCCGGCGCGAGTGTCGTCTCTCACGACGTTCCACAGGGTCGTGCTGAAGCACTCCGGACGGGGTTCGACCAGGCCACAGGTGATATCATTGCACTGTTTGAACCGAGCGGCGCGTACGATCCCGGAGAGGTCGACGACGTTGTTGCCCCGATTGTTGCTGGCGAGGCGGATATCGTCTTCGGGACCCGGCCGGCACTCGATCGTCTTTCGGAGTGGACGTTGAACAAGCTAGTCACTCGAACGACTGGTGTCCCGGATCCGTCGACCGACGTGTGGGCGATCAGGGCTTTGGCACTTCCTCATATCTCCGTCGGCCCTGCCTGTGACTGTGGTGTTGTCGCTCTCGCGGCGACGGCTGCCGACCTCCGAATCGAGGCCGTGGGTATCTCCTCCCAAGAGCTGACCGGACCACGCGATCTCGCGTGGTATCACTTTCGCCAGCTTGGGGCTGTTTTTCGCCATCTCATCGTCGGTCGGTAA
- a CDS encoding 50S ribosomal protein L15e — translation MARSFYSHIRDAWKDPDDGKLAELQWQRMQEWREQGAIERVERPTRLDRARSLGYKAKQGIVVARISVRKGSARKQRHKAGRRSKRQGVTRITRRKNLQRVAEERATKKYRNLRVLNSYWVGEDGSQKWFEAILVDPDHPAIENDDDLNWICDDSQADRALRGLTSAGQRNRGLNVRGKGAEHTRPSNRGDSGRAK, via the coding sequence ATGGCACGAAGCTTCTATTCACACATCCGAGACGCCTGGAAAGATCCGGACGACGGCAAGCTGGCCGAACTCCAGTGGCAACGCATGCAAGAGTGGCGCGAGCAAGGCGCCATCGAACGCGTCGAGCGACCGACGCGACTCGACCGGGCACGCTCGCTCGGGTACAAAGCAAAACAGGGGATCGTCGTGGCACGGATCAGTGTCCGGAAAGGCAGTGCGCGCAAACAGCGACACAAAGCGGGTCGGCGCTCGAAGCGACAAGGCGTCACGCGGATCACCCGCCGGAAGAACCTCCAGCGCGTGGCCGAAGAACGCGCGACCAAGAAGTATCGCAACCTGCGCGTCCTCAATTCCTACTGGGTCGGCGAGGACGGCAGCCAGAAGTGGTTCGAAGCGATTCTCGTCGATCCCGATCATCCGGCGATCGAAAACGACGACGATCTCAACTGGATCTGTGACGACTCACAGGCCGACCGTGCGCTGCGCGGCCTCACGAGCGCCGGACAGCGCAACCGGGGCCTGAACGTTCGCGGAAAAGGCGCCGAACACACACGTCCCAGCAATCGCGGCGACAGCGGTCGCGCGAAGTAG
- a CDS encoding 30S ribosomal protein S12 has product MANGKYAARKLKKDRQQHRWSDSDYARRERGLGAKSDPLEGAPQGRGIVLEKVGIEAKQPNSAIRKCVRVQLIKNGKQVTAFCPGDGAISFIDEHDEVTIAGIGGAKGRAMGDLSGVNYKVEKVNGVSMIELVRGNAEKPVR; this is encoded by the coding sequence ATGGCAAACGGCAAGTACGCCGCACGCAAACTCAAGAAGGACCGCCAGCAACACCGGTGGTCCGACTCCGACTACGCTCGCCGCGAACGCGGGCTCGGAGCCAAGTCCGATCCGCTCGAAGGAGCACCGCAGGGTCGCGGGATCGTCCTAGAGAAAGTCGGTATCGAGGCCAAACAGCCCAACTCTGCGATCCGAAAGTGTGTTCGGGTCCAGCTCATCAAGAACGGCAAACAGGTCACGGCCTTCTGTCCTGGTGACGGCGCTATCTCGTTCATCGACGAACACGACGAGGTCACCATCGCCGGCATCGGCGGTGCAAAGGGTCGTGCGATGGGCGACCTCTCCGGAGTCAACTACAAGGTCGAGAAAGTCAACGGCGTCTCGATGATCGAACTGGTTCGCGGTAACGCCGAGAAACCGGTGCGATAA
- a CDS encoding methyl-accepting chemotaxis protein — translation MSDASGLLARFEQLLPDTIRRRYLRKFLLVVVVVGLVVLGIGIFTQQTVSAELTENRNDQLQAATERTADNVQQWLEQKQEAADSLSKDPAIASGDSDSGMVNIALQRAKLNGGESLVAVHYVNVPKRLIRDSSVDGLENTSLESQNLRWGTTSSGDGLLGLDRDTAGTKEVYTVDNRSLLAFSSPTQSFTHGVVMAYDLDARSQQFQNVIEGGTTEVVSTSGSVMIPSNESQVFDQYPGGANATALQRGANTSGILNRGDELVAYAPVNGTDWVVVKSVPTANAYALKNTVQTHLIGLIGAALLGLVVLAVYVGRDVIPRIATVGEQASAIAEGDLDIAVQDEGRIDEIGQVRDAFRETTNYLRTVASQADALARQDFDDPALDERVPGELGASLETMQEDLQASIEEIESAREQAQASKQEAQAMAESLQQQADEFSTVMAEAADGDLTQRLDEDVDDDAMRAIAVAANEMLMELEQTLQEVRAFAEDVDASAEDVAASASEVRRVSEDVSESVQDIAEGADRQDETVQDATDELTDLSAAIEEVASSAEGVAQKSRQAADLGETASELGSDALGEMDAVESQAETTITEVERLESAMEEIGEIAGLIDDIADQTNMLALNASIEAARAGEAGEGFAVVADEIKGLAQETAEATQDIEQRIQEVQETTDHVVGDMHEMGESVTDGIDAVEDAVQLLEQLVEQVEDADTGVQSINDATDDQADSTEQVVAMMDDVGSISEQTAQEAESVSAAAEEQTASITEVSEQIQALADRSSGLRDAVEQFTLEASGPESGPETSETQDTAADGGSQE, via the coding sequence ATGAGTGACGCCTCGGGACTGCTGGCACGGTTTGAACAGTTGTTACCGGATACGATCAGACGACGGTACCTTCGAAAGTTCTTGCTCGTGGTGGTAGTCGTTGGCCTGGTCGTCCTAGGGATCGGGATCTTTACCCAACAAACGGTCTCGGCAGAGCTTACCGAAAACCGGAACGATCAGTTGCAGGCGGCCACCGAGCGGACAGCCGACAACGTCCAACAGTGGCTCGAACAGAAACAGGAAGCAGCGGACTCACTGTCGAAAGACCCGGCGATCGCGTCCGGAGACTCGGATTCGGGGATGGTAAACATCGCCCTCCAACGCGCAAAACTGAACGGCGGGGAGAGTCTCGTCGCAGTGCACTACGTCAATGTTCCAAAGCGACTGATCCGCGACAGCAGCGTCGACGGACTCGAAAATACGTCGCTTGAATCCCAAAACCTGCGGTGGGGGACGACATCGAGCGGGGATGGGCTATTGGGGCTCGATCGTGATACCGCAGGCACCAAAGAGGTGTACACGGTCGACAATCGCTCGCTGCTCGCGTTTTCCAGCCCGACACAAAGCTTCACGCACGGAGTGGTTATGGCCTACGATCTCGACGCCCGGAGCCAACAGTTCCAGAACGTCATCGAAGGCGGAACCACAGAAGTTGTCTCGACGTCGGGATCGGTGATGATCCCCTCAAACGAGAGTCAGGTCTTCGACCAGTATCCGGGCGGTGCCAACGCGACGGCGTTACAGCGGGGCGCTAATACGAGTGGTATCTTGAATCGGGGCGATGAATTGGTCGCCTACGCGCCGGTCAACGGCACCGATTGGGTCGTGGTCAAGAGCGTCCCAACCGCGAACGCGTACGCGCTGAAAAATACGGTCCAGACACACCTCATTGGCCTCATTGGAGCGGCACTCCTCGGCTTAGTCGTCCTCGCCGTCTACGTCGGCCGAGACGTCATTCCGCGTATTGCGACCGTCGGCGAGCAGGCGTCCGCGATCGCCGAGGGAGACCTGGACATTGCCGTCCAAGACGAAGGACGGATCGACGAAATCGGACAAGTCAGAGACGCATTTCGGGAGACGACGAACTATCTACGGACGGTCGCATCGCAGGCTGACGCTCTGGCACGCCAGGATTTCGACGATCCGGCGCTCGACGAGCGAGTCCCGGGAGAACTCGGGGCATCGCTCGAAACGATGCAAGAGGACCTCCAAGCGTCAATCGAAGAGATCGAATCCGCCAGAGAGCAAGCCCAGGCCTCGAAACAAGAGGCCCAAGCCATGGCCGAATCGCTACAACAACAGGCCGACGAGTTCAGCACGGTCATGGCCGAGGCAGCCGACGGCGATCTTACCCAGCGGCTCGACGAGGACGTCGACGACGACGCGATGCGTGCGATCGCCGTCGCAGCCAACGAGATGCTGATGGAACTCGAACAGACGCTACAGGAGGTGCGTGCCTTCGCGGAGGACGTCGACGCGTCAGCGGAAGACGTCGCTGCGAGCGCCAGCGAAGTACGCCGGGTCAGCGAGGACGTCAGCGAATCGGTCCAAGACATCGCCGAGGGGGCAGATCGCCAGGACGAAACCGTCCAAGACGCCACCGACGAGCTGACCGATCTCAGCGCCGCGATCGAGGAGGTCGCCTCCTCGGCAGAGGGAGTCGCACAGAAGTCCCGACAGGCAGCCGACCTCGGTGAAACGGCAAGCGAACTCGGGTCGGACGCCCTCGGAGAGATGGACGCCGTCGAGTCCCAGGCCGAGACGACGATCACAGAGGTCGAACGCCTCGAAAGCGCCATGGAAGAGATCGGCGAGATCGCCGGCTTGATCGACGACATCGCCGACCAGACGAACATGCTGGCGCTGAACGCCTCGATCGAGGCCGCCCGGGCCGGCGAGGCTGGCGAGGGCTTTGCCGTCGTCGCCGACGAGATCAAGGGGCTGGCCCAGGAGACAGCCGAGGCGACCCAGGACATCGAGCAACGGATCCAAGAAGTCCAAGAGACGACCGACCACGTCGTCGGTGACATGCACGAGATGGGCGAGAGCGTCACCGACGGGATCGACGCCGTCGAAGATGCCGTCCAGCTTCTCGAACAGCTCGTCGAACAGGTCGAGGACGCCGATACGGGCGTCCAGTCGATCAACGATGCCACCGACGACCAGGCCGATTCCACGGAGCAGGTCGTCGCAATGATGGACGACGTAGGTTCGATCAGCGAACAGACTGCCCAAGAGGCCGAGTCGGTCTCGGCGGCCGCCGAAGAGCAGACCGCTTCGATCACGGAAGTCAGCGAACAGATCCAGGCCCTGGCCGACCGTTCGAGTGGCCTGCGCGATGCGGTCGAACAGTTCACCCTCGAGGCGTCTGGTCCCGAGTCCGGACCCGAGACATCCGAGACACAGGACACCGCAGCCGACGGTGGCAGCCAGGAGTGA
- a CDS encoding 30S ribosomal protein S7, whose amino-acid sequence MSAETDSDSEDAESTTGAKLFGRWATDEIEFQDPSTERYITITPIAHTMGRHATKQFQKSEISIVERLINRLMQTDENTGKKQQTTRMVREAFEIVHERTDENPIQILVGAIEHSAPREETVRLKYGGISVPKAVDISPQRRVDQALKFLAEGVYNDSFKTPTDAEEALAQQLVGAADNDVGTYAVNQKEEKERVAAAAR is encoded by the coding sequence ATGAGTGCCGAGACTGATTCCGATTCCGAGGACGCCGAAAGCACGACTGGTGCGAAGCTGTTCGGTCGTTGGGCCACCGACGAGATCGAGTTCCAGGATCCGTCGACCGAACGGTACATCACGATTACGCCGATCGCCCACACGATGGGCCGTCACGCCACCAAGCAGTTCCAGAAGTCCGAGATCTCGATCGTCGAACGGTTGATCAACCGTCTCATGCAGACCGACGAGAACACGGGCAAGAAACAGCAGACGACTCGGATGGTCCGTGAGGCCTTCGAGATCGTTCACGAGCGAACTGACGAGAACCCGATCCAGATCCTCGTCGGTGCGATCGAGCACAGTGCGCCACGCGAAGAGACGGTCCGCCTGAAATACGGTGGCATCTCGGTGCCCAAAGCTGTCGACATCTCCCCGCAGCGTCGGGTCGACCAGGCACTGAAGTTCCTCGCTGAAGGCGTCTACAACGACTCCTTCAAGACGCCGACCGATGCCGAAGAAGCCCTCGCCCAGCAACTCGTGGGCGCTGCCGACAACGATGTCGGGACCTACGCCGTCAACCAGAAAGAAGAGAAAGAGCGCGTCGCGGCAGCAGCTCGGTAA